A genomic segment from Glycine max cultivar Williams 82 chromosome 1, Glycine_max_v4.0, whole genome shotgun sequence encodes:
- the LOC100799293 gene encoding uncharacterized protein, whose translation MELIIIITLLSFSFSYLIPTSSSQIQLEPSLQLEDGNTGAVVNTNLQLSDLPTIPRKLRFTEKVKEVDEARDLASNKQQEGSFASGKQYHRKQNMVLGKKGTRQEWMEVDDPSQYFTVDYTRVRRRRPIHNKQLPVGP comes from the exons ATGGAGCTGATAATCATCATCACTCTTCttagcttttctttctcttatctAATACCAACTTCTTCTTCCCAAATTCAATTGGAACCTTCACTCCAACTTGAAG ATGGTAATACAGGAGCAGTAGTCAATACAAACCTGCAGCTTTCTGATCTTCCAACAATTCCTAGAAAGCTAAGATTCACTGAGAAG GTTAAAGAAGTTGATGAAGCTAGAGATCTTGCATCAAACAAGCAGCAGGAGGGTTCCTTTGCTTCAG GGAAGCAATACCATAGAAAGCAAAACATGGTGCTTGGGAAAAAGGGGACAAGACAAGAATGGATGGAGGTGGATGACCCTTCACAATACTTTACTGTGGATTATACCCGAGTGAGAAGACGACGTCCCATACACAACAAGCAATTGCCGGTTGGTCCATAA